Proteins from a single region of Primulina tabacum isolate GXHZ01 chromosome 5, ASM2559414v2, whole genome shotgun sequence:
- the LOC142545747 gene encoding LOW QUALITY PROTEIN: large ribosomal subunit protein mL102 (rPPR5)-like (The sequence of the model RefSeq protein was modified relative to this genomic sequence to represent the inferred CDS: inserted 1 base in 1 codon; deleted 2 bases in 1 codon; substituted 1 base at 1 genomic stop codon) produces the protein MAYIAALKECHFKPNLFNLSSPSSFGTHSFFCSSATSEVETPEPENARANKPSSSDQTMDSSSRNTTAAAAIPSRQSEGKRQKSPEKIEDIVCKIMATRAWTTRLQNSIRNLVPRFDHELVYNVLHGARSPEHALQFFRWLEGSGLFQHNKETHVKIIEILGRASKLNHARCILLDMPKKGLGWNEDLWVLLINSYGKAGIVXESVKLFQKMNEHGVERTLKSYDALFKVIMRRGRYMMAKRYYNKMLNDGIEPTRHTSNVLIWGFFLSEKVETANRFFEDMKSRGIMPDVVTYNTLVNGYCRIKNMEEAERYFVEMKGRNVEPTIVSYTTLIKGYVSAERVDDALMLLEEMKGFKIKPNTITYSTLLPGLCDANKMSEARKILKEMMDKYIAPKDSSIFMRLISGHCKAGDLDAATDVLKTMIRLSVPTEAGHYSVLIENCCSAGQYDQAVKLLDKLLEKDISLRPQSTLHMEPSAYNPLIEYLCSNGQTAKAETLLRQLMKLGVQDPIALNNLIRGHAKEGTPEPAFELLNIMVRRSILSEKSAYESLIRYCSLEKNEPADAKEALHSMIENGHLPDSLLFRTVIGSLFKDGRVQTASRVMKTMLEKGVQDHEDLIAKILEGLLLRCHVEEALGKIELIMHSGISLDYDSLLSILFEKGKTIAALKLSDFGSERDFTVDISSYEKVLDALLSAGKTLNANSILXKFMEKGGVNDWSCCKDLIHSLHREGNTKQADILSRMIMGKSEQADGRKGDKKSSVAH, from the exons ATGGCGTATATAGCTGCATTGAAAGAATGTCATTTTAAACCAAACCTCTTCAACCTCTCATCCCCATCTTCGTTCGGAACCCATTCCTTCTTCTGCTCCTCCGCCACCTCTGAAGTTGAAACCCCGGAGCCTGAG AATGCACGCGCCAATAAGCCATCCTCATCAGATCAAACTATGGATTCTTCTTCAAGAAACACTACAGCGGCGGCGGCAATTCCATCGAGGCAATCAGAAGGTAAGCGGCAGAAATCCCCCGAAAAAATAGAAGATATAGTGTGTAAAATCATGGCTACTCGGGCGTGGACGACTCGTTTACAGAACTCGATCCGAAACTTAGTTCCGCGTTTCGACCACGAACTAGTTTACAATGTGTTGCACGGCGCCAGGAGTCCGGAGCATGCGCTCCAATTCTTTCGCTGGCTCGAAGGATCGGGCCTTTTTCAACATAACAAAGAGACCCATGTAAAAATAATCGAGATTTTAGGCCGAGCGTCGAAGCTCAATCATGCCAGGTGTATTTTATTAGATATGCCGAAAAAAGGTTTGGGATGGAATGAGGATTTATGGGTTTTGCTGATCAATAGTTATGGAAAAGCGGGTATAG CTGAGAGCGTGAAGTTGTTTCAGAAAATGAATGAGCATGGAGTTGAGCGGACATTGAAGTCTTATGATGCTTTATTTAAGGTAATCATGCGTAGGGGTAGGTATATGATGGCCAAAAGATATTATAACAAGATGTTGAATGATGGCATCGAACCCACTAGACACACATCTAATGTTTTGATTTGGGGATTTTTTCTTTCGGAAAAGGTTGAGACGGCGAATAGATTTTTTGAGGATATGAAGAGCAGGGGTATAATGCCGGACGTGGTCACGTATAATACGTTAGTGAATGGGTACTGTCGAATTAAGAACATGGAGGAAGCTGAACGTTATTTTGTGGAGATGAAAGGGAGGAACGTTGAGCCAACAATAGTATCTTATACGACTCTGATTAAGGGGTATGTCTCTGCTGAGCGAGTTGATGATGCATTGATGTTGCTGGAGGAGATGAAGGGGTTCAAAATTAAGCCGAATACCATCACATACTCAACGTTGCTACCCGGTTTGTGTGACGCAAATAAGATGTCTGAAGCTCGTAAAATTTTGAAAGAGATGATGGATAAGTATATTGCACCTAAGGATTCCTCAATTTTCATGAGACTTATTTCTGGTCACTGCAAGGCGGGTGATCTGGATGCTGCTACAGATGTTCTCAAGACTATGATCAGGTTGAGTGTTCCTACAGAAGCTGGGCATTATAGTGTTCTGATTGAAAATTGCTGCAGTGCTGGTCAATATGATCAAGCGGTGAAGTTGTTGGATAAGCTCCTTGAAAAAGATATCAGCTTGAGACCTCAAAGTACTTTGCATATGGAGCCTAGTGCATATAACCCTCTGATAGAGTATCTTTGCAGCAATGGTCAGACTGCAAAAGCTGAAACACTTTTGCGGCAGTTGATGAAGTTGGGTGTGCAAGATCCGATTGCCTTGAACAATCTGATTCGTGGGCATGCAAAAGAGGGAACTCCGGAGCCCGCATTTGAACTTCTGAACATCATGGTTAGGAGAAGCATTCTTTCTGAAAAAAGTGCATATGAATCTCTTATCCGATATTGCTCCTTGGAAAAGAATGAGCCTGCCGATGCAAAAGAGGCTTTGCATAGTATGATTGAGAATGGTCATCTTCCAGATTCATTGTTGTTTAGAACTGTAATTGGTAGCTTATTCAAGGATGGACGAGTTCAGACGGCAAGCCGAGTGATGAAAACTATGTTGGAGAAGGGGGTCCAGGATCATGAAGATTTGATCGCTAAGATCTTGGAAGGTCTGCTCTTGAGGTGTCATGTTGAGGAGGCCCTTGGAAAAATCGAACTGATTATGCACAGTGGCATCTCACTGGATTATGATAGCCTCTTGTCCATTCTATTTGAGAAAGGAAAGACAATCGCTGCCTTGAAACTGTCAGATTTTGGCTCGGAGAGAGACTTCACCGTTGATATTTCGAGCTATGAGAAGGTGTTGGATGCTCTTTTATCTGCGGGGAAAACTCTCAATGCAAACTCAATCTTGTGAAAATTTATGGAGAAAGGAGGAGTAAATGATTGGAGTTGCTGCAAAGATTTGATCCATAGTCTCCATCGAGAAGGGAACACGAAACAAGCAGATATTCTCTCTCGGATGATCATGGGAAAGTCTGAGCAGGCTGATGGCAGGAAAGGTGACAAAAAATCATCAGTGGCTCACTAA
- the LOC142545755 gene encoding putative prolyl 4-hydroxylase 4 → MVIFSQIALIFVLTMAAIAWESWGHSIINPSKVKSISWKPRAFVYEGFLTDEECNHLISLAKNELKRSAVADSESGESKLSEVRTSSGMFIQKEKDPIVAGIEEKISMWTFLPKENGEDIQVLRYEPGQKYEPHYDYFTDKVNIERGGHRIATVLMYLTDVEKGGETVFPKAEESPRRRSISTDNDLSECGRQGPAVKPRKGDALLFFSLRPDAIPDPASLHAGCPVDNGEKWSATKWIHVDAFDKIVGGNCTDSDANCERWASLGECNKNPEYMIGSSDLLGYCRKSCNVC, encoded by the exons ATGGTCATTTTTTCTCAAATTGCACTGATTTTCGTTCTCACTATGGCCGCGATCGCGTGGGAATCCTGGGGACATTCGATAATCAATCCATCTAAAGTCAAATCGATCTCATGGAAGCCCAG AGCATTTGTATATGAAGGTTTTCTAACAGACGAGGAATGTAACCATTTGATCTCACTG GCAAAAAACGAGTTGAAGAGGTCAGCTGTGGCGGACAGTGAGTCTGGAGAGAGTAAGCTGAGCGAAGTGCGGACTAGCTCTGGAATGTTCATCCAGAAGGAAAAG GATCCTATCGTTGCTGGCATAGAAGAGAAGATATCTATGTGGACATTCTTACCGAAAG AAAATGGAGAAGATATTCAAGTATTACGCTATGAGCCTGGGCAGAAATATGAACCTCACTACGATTATTTTACGGACAAGGTCAACATTGAACGTGGTGGGCACCGGATAGCTACTGTGCTAATGTACCTTACTGATGTCGAGAAAGGGGGTGAAACTGTTTTTCCCAAAGCAGAG GAATCACCTCGTCGCAGGTCTATTTCGACTGATAATGATTTGTCTGAGTGTGGAAGGCAAGGTCCTGCTG TGAAACCACGCAAAGGAGATGCACTTCTCTTTTTCAGTCTTCGCCCAGATGCAATTCCAGACCCTGCTAGCCTTCATGCTGGCTGTCCGGTAGACAACGGTGAGAAATGGTCTGCTACAAAGTGGATTCATGTGGATGCTTTCGACAAGATTGTTGGTGGGAACTGCACAGATTCAGATGCAAATTGCGAAAGATGGGCTTCTCTTGGGGAATGCAACAAGAATCCAGAATATATGATCGGATCATCAGATCTTCTTGGATATTGCCGGAAGAGTTGCAATGTGTGTTAA